Within the Trueperaceae bacterium genome, the region GCTGAGGGTGGCGCCGGTGACTCGGGCGCCGTGGTGGCCGCTGGCGAGGAGGCCGGCGGCTCGGGTTTGTCGGATCCAGCGGTTGTGCCTGATCTCGTCGAGGAGGTGGTTGGTCAGGTACTTTCGGACGTTCTCGTGGAGGCCGCCGGTGTCGATGCGTGAGACCGTAGTGGTGCCTACCTCGGGGGGATCACCCACGTTGCCATGCCTTCCTGCCCCCGACCGCGAACCCAGTGGATTGTTGGTCACCCTGATTATTGCAGGGGAATAGGTTGAAAGGTTGTTGAGAATCTGTCCTGGACGGCGTCACTGGCGCGTCGTTGGATAGTTCGCACGGATGTCAACGGTGTGCCGGCCTAATTGGAATAAGTGGCTACCTGGTGACCAAGTAGAGGAGACCCCCTACGCTGGTTGCGAGGGGGTCTCTCCCGGCCGCCGTTCAAGCAGCACGCCCTCACTCTATTCGGCTCGGGGATCGTGTCGAGCTGGAGCTGGGCAGATGCCTAGCCTATCCAACGGATATCCAAAGGCGGGGGGTTAAGACCGGTTTCTGACGACCGGTGTCCAGTGGGCCATTGGCAGCGAATGTGCGATGCAGAAGACTAACCGCGGGCCAACTGGATAGCGACAGGTTTGGCCGTGGCACGATTCGTAATCGGCAGGTCGTCGGTTCAAATCCGACCGTTGGCTCCACAGAGAAACCCCGCCCAGCGCGGGGTTTGCTGTTTTTGGCGGGAAGGCCCGGTCGGGCAGGACTACTGACCAGAAGGCGCCTCGGGCGCTCGAGAACGTCTTTCAGTATGACCACTAGCGCACTGAAAGCTTACCGGCTCATACTCGGTCATGCAAAGCGACGAGTTGATAGTGACCGAGCCCGAACAGGCGCGGGCGCTTCAGGAGACGGGCTTCCTGAGCAGGTACCTCGAGCCTGCCTCGCCCAGCGACGTTGCTCGGGACCTGGGAATGCCCGCCAACCTGGCCCATCACCACGCCAAACGCCACGCAGCGCTGGGAATACTCGGGGAGGTGAAGCGCGAGGGCGGCAAGGTGTATTACCAACTCACCGCCCGAACGTTCAAGCATGACCGGCACCTCCTTCCGGCTGGCGATCCGGACGAGCACACGAGTGTCATGCTGGCCCTCCTCGAAGAGCGATTCCTCTCTGCGTACTCGTACTGCGACAGCCTGGAGAACGGCGCCGATCCGAGCTGGCACGTTTACGCCTTCGATCGGGACGCTCTTCCTGGCGCGCCGGCAGAGAGCGGTGGGAACGGCGCCCTGGCCCCCCGACCGGCTCACTTCCAAGCCCGCACCCTGCGCCTCTCCCCGCACCGGTACCGCGATCTGGTCCGTCGCATCAGCGCGCTGATCGCCAAAGCGGAGGCAGACGACGCCGGTCAGGGCGGGGCCGCCACCTTCGCCTTCCTTGCGATGGACGGGGTGTTGCAGGACGGTTCGAGAGATACCCACTACCTTTCCACCTTCGTGCCCCCTGTGGAGCCCGACGAGGATCCGCAGTCGTGGGAGCTCTAGGTGGCGGGGATGACTGAGACCGCACTTGCGCAGAGGGCGCTCCCGGTTCTTACGCTTGTCCGCTCCATCCGGGTTCTGCCACGGGCAGTCCGGCTACTGACTGAAGCCGCTCCCGGAGTGTTCGCTGCCAGCACCGCGGCCACGGTGGTCCAGGGGCTCGCCCCGGCGGGCGCCGGACTCGTCACCAAACTCCTGGTCGACCATCTTGCTCGAGGCGGAGGCGTGGGCGAAAGGTTATGGCTCCTGGTCGGGGCACTCCTTTCCCTCGCCCTGGTCGGGGGCATGGCCCGTTACCTGTCGGACGGGCTGCGAGAGAGCATCCGCGAACGGCTGCAGTACCACTTGCGGCTCAAGGTGGCCGGCCACGCCGCGCGGCTCGACCTGGAGTTCTTCGAGATGCCAGGCAACTACGACACTTTCGCCAAGGCCCGGGAGGACCTCGGATTCAGGCCATTCCTCATGGCCTACGCCCTGATCGGTTGCGCCCAGCAGTTCACGACCGTCGTCGGTTTCTTCCTGGCCGTGCTGGCGTTTCAGCCGCTGCTGGCGTTGGCCTTGATACTGGCGGCGCTACCAACCCTTTTCGTGGCCGGCAAGTCGGGGATGGAGTCGTACAACTCTCACGACCTGACCACGCCCGAGGGCCGCCGTGCCGCCTACCTCGAGGAGCTGCTGCAGCGCGACCTGCACGCGAAGGAAATCCGACTCTATGATCTCACTCCACGACTGCTGGAGCAGGTCCGAGATCATCTGGGCAACGTCCTTACGGCTCGTCTGGCTGTTATCCGCCGAAAGGCCCGACGTTTCGCCGGGGCAGACGCGCTCTCCGTACTGGCGCAACACGCGGCACTCGCCTTCGTCGTGGTCCAGACGGCGGTCGGTCGTGCAAGTCTGGGCGACCTGACCCTGCTGGTGACTGCCCTGGCTGCCGTTCGGTCCGGCCTGACCCTCGGACTCGCGAGCCTCGGAGACCTGCTCGAGAACAGCCTCTTCTTCCGGGATCTGACCACCTTCCTCTCCGTTCGACCCCAGGTCGTCGCCCCGGTGCAACCGCGGCCCGTGCCGAAGAGGCCTCGTCACGGACTCGTCCTCGAGGAGGTCGGTTTCGCTTATCCGGGATCGGAGAGATGGGTCTTCGAGGGGCTGAGCCTCGAGTTGAGAGCGGGAGAGGCGACCGCCCTGGTGGGAGTGAACGGCGCCGGCAAGACGACGCTGGTGAAGCTACTGGCACGTCTGTACGATCCCTGCGCAGGGCGGATCACTCTCGACGGCGTCGATATCCGGGAGTTCCAACCGCGGGAATACCGGTCCCGATTGGCTGTCGTGTTGCAGGATTTCGAGCGGTACCAGTTGAGCGCGCGGGAGAACATCGGATTCGGCCGGGCAGACGAAGCGCTCGAGGAATCTCGGCTGGAGCGGGCGGCTCGAGATGCAGGTGCCCTTGAACTGATATCCGCTCTCCCGGACGGTTGGGAGACTCTTCTGGGCCGCCAGTTCCATGCTCGTGGACAGGATCTGTCTGGCGGTCAGTGGCAGAGGATCGCTCTGGCGCGAGCTCTCTACCGGGACGCCCCAATCCTGCTGCTCGATGAGCCGACCGCTTCCCTGGATGCCGAGGCCGAGGCGAACCTGTTCAGGTGCTACCGGGACCTGATGCGCGGCAGGCTCTCACTGCTCATCACCCACCGATTCAATACCGTCAGGTTCGCCGATCGAATCATCGTTATGGAAGGAGGGAATGTAGTCGAGGACGGGGCCCCGGCTGATCTCATGGATGCCGGGGGCCGCTACGCCACCATGTTCATGACGCAGGCAGAAGCATACCGGGTGGAGTCCGGCTAGCTCGGTCCCAGGGGCGGCCGCGACCCGCGTTCACCCGGACTGTTGGCCTCCCGCGCCTGCATGAACGCCTCCAGCTCCCGCGGCTCCATCGGCTGCGAGTAGTGGAAACCTTGCGCCAGACCGCAGCCCAGCTCCTTCAGCAGATCGGCCTGCGCCTTCTCCTCGATCCCCTCGGCGACCACATCCAGCTCCAGGTGGGCAGCCAGACGGATGATCGCCTCGACGAGTGCGTGCGCGAAGCGCGGGCCACGGATCGGGGACACCAGGTCGTTGATGAAGGTCCGATCGATCTTCACTGTGTTGATGGGCAGGTCCCGCAGGTAGGCGAGCGAAGAGTAGCCGGTTCCGAAGTCATCGATGGCGATCCTTATGCCGTGACGCTGCAGGCGCGCGAGTGTGGCCGAGACGCTCTCCACCTCCTTCATGACGATGCTCTCGGTGAGTTCGAGCTCGAGGCATTCGGGCGGTAGCAGGTTGGCTTGCAATGCCGCCAGCACGGTGTCGAAGAAGCCCGGATGGGTGAACTGCAGAGGCGACACGTTCACCGAGACGCGCAGAGGCTCGGCGCCGGACCGCTGCCAGGCGGCGGCCCGGCGGCACGCTTCGTTGAGCACCCAGCTTCCCAGGGCGACGATCAGGCCGCTCTGCTCGGCGATCTCGATGAACTCTGTCGGCTCGACCTGGCCCCACTTGGGGTGTTTCCACCTCACCAGCGCCTCGAATCCAAGTATCTCGCCGGTCGAGAGATCGTGCAACGGTTGGTAATCGATCGTGAGCGAGCGCTCCTCGATCGCCGCACGCAGGTCGCGTTCGAGCAGCCTCTGCCGCTCGAGTGCCTCCTCGGGTTCCCCCATGTAGTGCTGGATCCCGTTCTTTCCGGAGCGCTTCACGCGGTACATGGCGCTGTCGGCGTAGCGGATGAGCGTTTCGGCATCTATCGAGTCGTTCGGGTAGAAACTTATGCCGATGCTCGCGGATAGAGTAATATAGTTCCCCTGGATGTCGAACGGTTGAGCAAGTGCCGCCATCGCCCGGTTGGCCACGCTGGTAGCCGAGTTGGTGGTGGCGAGGGAGTCCACCACGATCACGAACTCGTCGCCGCTGAAGCGGGCGATGAAGTCGTCCCCGCGGGTGACCGACTTGAGCCGGCTGGCCACCTGTTCCAGCAGCTTGTCCCCGCCAGCGTGGCCCAGCGAGTCGTTGACCACCTTGAAGCCGTCGAAGTCGATGAAGAGGACCGCGAAGCGGCCGTCGCCTCCGGCCAGGCGGCGCTCGAGGTCTAGCTTCAGTCCGAGTCTGTTGGGAAGGCCTGTCAGGTGGTCGGTGTTGGCGTACTTCTCCACCACCGCGAGCCTCGTCTGGCTCCGCGTGTACTCCTCCTTGAAGAGGATGAAGGACGAGGTGAGGGCGAAGAGGACGGAGTTCGCCAGGTTCATCTGGACGAGGGCGTAGACGACGGTCCAGTTCTGCCCCAGGATCGCGCTCTTAACACAGTAGGCGAGCGAGATCACGAGCACTACTCCGGTGTAGGCCAGGCTCAGCTGACGGCCCAGTCGCGAGTCGGGCAGCACGAATGAGAGCAGGTAGATGACGGGAACCCAGAAGAAGTTCTCGGTCATCTGACCCCGCGGGTCCACATCGGGCGGAAGGACGAAGAGGATCCAGTAGAGCTTGCTGATGAAATAGGCGCCTACCGCCCCCACCGTGGTTATCACCAGGGGTCTGAGCGACCTGCGGCTGAGCAACAGGAAGACTTCCAGCACGATGAGGCAAACCCCGAACACCGGGTAGGTGATCAGGTCGAAGGTGGTCGCCTCGCCGCTCCATCTTTCCAGGAACCAGGCGAGCAGGAAGGCGAGGGCTCCCAGGGGGACGGTCGCTACCAAGGTGCGCCGCCACTTCGCGTTGTAGACGAGGTCGACTCTGCTCACACCCTCGTGCGTGCCTCGTCGGTCGGGAGCGTTCACGTGGGGAGTGTAGCTAC harbors:
- a CDS encoding ABC transporter ATP-binding protein, which translates into the protein MTETALAQRALPVLTLVRSIRVLPRAVRLLTEAAPGVFAASTAATVVQGLAPAGAGLVTKLLVDHLARGGGVGERLWLLVGALLSLALVGGMARYLSDGLRESIRERLQYHLRLKVAGHAARLDLEFFEMPGNYDTFAKAREDLGFRPFLMAYALIGCAQQFTTVVGFFLAVLAFQPLLALALILAALPTLFVAGKSGMESYNSHDLTTPEGRRAAYLEELLQRDLHAKEIRLYDLTPRLLEQVRDHLGNVLTARLAVIRRKARRFAGADALSVLAQHAALAFVVVQTAVGRASLGDLTLLVTALAAVRSGLTLGLASLGDLLENSLFFRDLTTFLSVRPQVVAPVQPRPVPKRPRHGLVLEEVGFAYPGSERWVFEGLSLELRAGEATALVGVNGAGKTTLVKLLARLYDPCAGRITLDGVDIREFQPREYRSRLAVVLQDFERYQLSARENIGFGRADEALEESRLERAARDAGALELISALPDGWETLLGRQFHARGQDLSGGQWQRIALARALYRDAPILLLDEPTASLDAEAEANLFRCYRDLMRGRLSLLITHRFNTVRFADRIIVMEGGNVVEDGAPADLMDAGGRYATMFMTQAEAYRVESG
- a CDS encoding bifunctional diguanylate cyclase/phosphodiesterase; translated protein: MNAPDRRGTHEGVSRVDLVYNAKWRRTLVATVPLGALAFLLAWFLERWSGEATTFDLITYPVFGVCLIVLEVFLLLSRRSLRPLVITTVGAVGAYFISKLYWILFVLPPDVDPRGQMTENFFWVPVIYLLSFVLPDSRLGRQLSLAYTGVVLVISLAYCVKSAILGQNWTVVYALVQMNLANSVLFALTSSFILFKEEYTRSQTRLAVVEKYANTDHLTGLPNRLGLKLDLERRLAGGDGRFAVLFIDFDGFKVVNDSLGHAGGDKLLEQVASRLKSVTRGDDFIARFSGDEFVIVVDSLATTNSATSVANRAMAALAQPFDIQGNYITLSASIGISFYPNDSIDAETLIRYADSAMYRVKRSGKNGIQHYMGEPEEALERQRLLERDLRAAIEERSLTIDYQPLHDLSTGEILGFEALVRWKHPKWGQVEPTEFIEIAEQSGLIVALGSWVLNEACRRAAAWQRSGAEPLRVSVNVSPLQFTHPGFFDTVLAALQANLLPPECLELELTESIVMKEVESVSATLARLQRHGIRIAIDDFGTGYSSLAYLRDLPINTVKIDRTFINDLVSPIRGPRFAHALVEAIIRLAAHLELDVVAEGIEEKAQADLLKELGCGLAQGFHYSQPMEPRELEAFMQAREANSPGERGSRPPLGPS